In Deltaproteobacteria bacterium, the genomic stretch CGGCGGTCGGCACGCCCGTCGCCGTCGGTCCGAACGTGGCGAACGTCGCGGCGGACGTGGCGCGCCTCGCGGCGGGCGCCGCGCTCCTGCACGCCGCCGACACCGCCGACCTCGTCGCGCGCCTGCCCGAGCGCTTCCTCGATCCCGTGGCCGCGGCGGCCGCGGGCGCGCGCGCAGCCGCGCTCGTCGGCGAGCAGCGGGGGCCGCTCGCCGTGACCCTCGCGATCGTCCGCGGCACGCTCGCAGCGCAAGGGCGGAACGCATGAGCGACGCCGCACGCGCCGTCGAGCGCCTCTGGGACGGCACCGGGATCGCGGCGCGCCTCGGTCGCGTCCTCCTCGCGCCGGCTGCCGGCCTCTACGCGGCCGGCATCGGCGTCCGCAACGCCGCGTACCGCGCCGGCGTGCTGCGGAGCCACGCCGCCGCCGTGCGCACGGTGAGCGTCGGCAACGTCCGCGTCGGCGGGACCGGCAAGACGCCGTTCACCCGCTGGCTCGCGAGTCGCGTCCACGCCCGCGGGGTGCCGGTCGCGATCCTCACCCGCGGCTACGGGGGCAGGGAACGCGCCGCCCACGTCGTCGGCGACGGCGTGCGCGTCACGAGCGACGTGGCGCGCGCCGGCGACGAGGCGGTCATGCTCGCCCGCACGAGCGGCGTCCCGGTCGTCGCCGGGGCCGATCGGGCGGCGGCCGCGGCGCTCGCGATCGCGACCTTCGGGAGCCGCCTCCTCGTCTGCGACGACGCCTTCCAGCACCGCGCGCTCCGCCGCGACCTCGACCTGGTCCTCGTGGACGCGGGCGAGCGCGGCGGACTCGGGCGCCTGCTCCCGGTCGGACCCCTGCGCGAGCCGCTGCGCGCCCTCGGGCGGGCGCACGTGGTGCTGGTGCGCCAGCACGGCGACGACGCGGCCGCGCTGCCGGCGTCCGCATTCCCGGACCAGCGGGTGCTGCGGGTCCGCTTCGCGCCGGCGGCCCTCGTCCAGCCGGTCGGCGCGGACTGGCAGGAGATCGGGCTCGCCGCGCTCGCCGGGCAGCGTGTGCTGGCGGTGAGCGCGGTGGCGCGACCGGCACCGCTCTACGAGGCGCTGCGCGCCTGGGAGGCCGAGCTGGTGCACGTGCTCGAGTATCCGGACCACCATCCCTACGACGCGCGCGATTGGCAAGCGATCGCCGCCGCGGCCAAGGACGTCGCCCTGATCGTGACGACCGAGAAGGACCTCGTGAAGCTCGAGGCGTTCCCCTTCGCGCGCGGCAAGCTGGTGGCGCTCCGCCTCGGCGTCGAGGTGGAGGACGGCGCCGCCCTCGTGACGCACGTGATCGGCGACGCCGGCGTGGACCCCGCGTGAGGGCCCCACGCCGCGGCGCGCCCCGCGCGCGCCTCATGCCCGCGGTCTTCGTGGACCGCGACGGCACCTTGAACCACGAGCGTCACTACCTCCGTCGCGTCGCAGATCTCCGCCTCGTCGGCGGCGCCGCGCGCGCCGTCCGCCGCCTCGACGCCGCCGGCTTCGCCGTGGTCGTCGTGACCAACCAATCCGGCGTCGCGCGCGGCCTCGTACCGCCACGCACCCTGGCGCGGATCCACGACGCGATCGTGCGCCGTCTCGGACGCGCCGGCGCGCAGTTGACCGCCATCTACGTCTGCCCGCACCATCCGACGGTCGGCGCGCCCCCTTTCCGGCGGCGGTGCCGCTGCCGCAAGCCGCGTCCCGGGCTGGTCGAGCGCGCCGCCCGCGAGCTCGGCCTCGACCTCGCGCGCAGCTACTGCGTCGGCGACGGCGCGGTCGACCTCGGCCTCGCGGCGGCGACGCGCACGCGCGGCGTGCTCGTGCGAACCGGGCACGGCCGCGTCACCGAGACCGCGCTCCCGCCCGACGTGCCGATCGCGCACGTCGCCGCGAACTTTCGCGCCGCCGCCGACTGGATTATAGAGGACGCGCGACGCGCGCCCCCGCAGCGCCGGCGCGCGTCTGCAGAGCGGCGGCGCGCGTCCGCGACCCGGGCGAGGGCGTCCGTGGAGGGGCGACGTCGCCCGAGGAGGTAGCCATGCCGATCAGCCAGGAGTTGCTCGACATACTCGCGTGTCCGAAGTGCAAGCAGCCGGTGGCGCTGAACGCCGCCGGAACCGGGCTCGTCTGTCAGCCCTGCCGCCTCGAGTACCCCATCATCGACGACATCCCCGTGATGCTGATCGACGAGGCCAAGCCGCTCGCGTAGCGCGTCGCCCCGGCCGCGGCGCGGCGACGCGTCCGTCGCCGCCGCCCTCAACGCATGACACGCGACCGCATCCTCCTCGTCCAGACCGGCTTCCTCGGCGACGTCGTCCTGACGACGCCGCTCGTGGCGGCGCTCCGCCGCGCCCGTCCCGACGCGGAGCTGGTGATGCTGGTGACGCCCGCCGGCGCGCCGCTCGTCGCGGCCCATCCGGCGCTCGACCGCCTGCTCGTCGACGACAAGCGCGGCGCGGGCCGCGGTCTCCGCGGGCTCGCCCGCCTCGTCCGAACGCTCCGCGGGGAAGGCTTCACGATCGCGCTCGCAGCGCACAAGTCGGTGCGCACCGCGCTCGCCCTTCGCGCCGCCGGCATCCCGCGCCGCGTCGGCTTCGCGAGCGCGCCGGCGGCGGCGCTCTACACCGAGCGCGTGGCCCGCCCGGCGACGGCCCACGACCGCGACCGGCTGCTCGCACTCCTCGCGCCCTTCGGCATCACGGACGTCGACGCCGAGACGGCGCACCCGCGGGTCGCGATCGACGCGGCCGCCCGCGCGCGGGCCCGCGCGCTCCTCGCCGCGCCCGGGGACGGCCGCCCGATCGCCGCGCTCTGCCCCGGATCCGCGTGGCGGACGAAGCGCTGGCCGGCGCGGGCCTTCGCGGCCCTCGCGCGTGCGCTCGCCGCCGACGGCTATCGGTGCCTCCTCCTCGGCGGCCCCGACGAGCGCGGGCTCACGGCCGAGGTGCACGCGGCGGCGGGCGGCGCGACGACCGATCTCGGCGGCGCGACCGACCTGCCGCTCCTCGCCGCCCTCCTCGCGGAGGCGGCGGTCGTCGTCAGCAACGACAGCGCCCCGATGCATCTCGCGAGCGCGGCCGACGTGCCGCACGTCGCGATCTTCTGCGCGACGGTACCGGGGCAGGGATACGGTCCCCTCGGCCGACGCGCGATCGTGGTGGAGCGCGATCTCGCGTGCCGTCCGTGCGGACGGCACGGCGGCGCGCGCTGTCCGCGCGGCACGGACGACTGCATGGAGCTCGTGACGGCCGACGAGGTGCGGACGGCCGTCGCGCGGGTGCGAGCGCGTGCCGCCTGAGGCCACGCCGATCGCGGGTCTCGTGCTCGTCGTCGGGCAGTTCCTTCCCGACGCCGATCCCGCGCCCGCGCTCGCGGCGCTCGCCGCGACCCGCCGCGTGCTCGTGCGGCCCCCGGAACTCGCGACGTTGCCGGCGCCCGCGGGAGTCGAGGTCACCGTCGGGCGCGAGTACGACCGGGCCGCCATGGCGGCGGGCGCGCGCCGCGATCCGGCGGAGCTCGTGGTCGTGCTCCTCGACGACGAGCGGCCCTCCGAGGCCCTCGGCGCAGCGCTCGCCGACGTTGCCGCCGACCGCGCAGCGACCGGATGCTGGGCGAGCGCTCGGCGGGTCACGTTCCTCGATCGCGAGATCCCCTCCGGCGCGCCGACGATCGCGTGGCGCGGCCTCCGCCCGCAGGGCGACGCGCCGCGCCGCCTGCCCGGCCACGTCGCCACCGTGCCCGCGACGATCACCGACACGATCAGCCGCTTACAGGCGCTCGCCGTCTCGGCGCGGCGCTCCGCCCCCGTCGGCGCCGCCGATTTTCTCCGGCGCCCGCTCGCCGCCATGGTGCGGCGGCTGTGGCATCGGCGCGGGGCGGGCGTCCCCGGCTTCGTGCTCTCGATCGTGGAGACCTACGGCGAGGTCCTCCGCGCCGCCCAGGCCTGGGAGCGGGAGGGGATCGCCGCGCGCCGCGCCGAGCGCCAGAGCGGCGTCCCGGCGGGCTTCCATTTCTGGCGGACCCCCTGGGGCTCGCTGACGCTGCGCGACGGAACGCCGCCCACGCTCCGGACGGCGCTCCTCGACGCGACGCCGGCCGTCGTCGCCGGGATGCCGCTCGCGGGCGGCCGCGGCGCGGTCTGGGCCGTCGAGCTCACCGACCACGAGCGCGGCGTGCTGCGCTGGTACCGCCGCGGCGGCGCGATCCGTCATCTCGTCTACGACCGCTACTTCGGCTGGACGCCGCGACCGATTCGCGAGCTCGCGGTCACGCACGCGGTCATCGAGCGCGGCGTGCCGGCGCCCGAGGTGCTCGCGGCGCGCGTCGACCGGCTGCCCTGGGGCTGGTACCGCGGCGCCATCGTGACCCGTGAGGTCCGCGACGCGGCGACCTTCGCGGACGTGCTCCGCCGCATCCACGCGCCCGAGGAGCGCGCCCGCGTGCTCGCCGCCGTCGGGCGCGCCGTCCGCGAGCTCCACGACCGCGGCGTGCACCATCGAGACTTGAACGCGAACAACATCCTCGTGCGCGAGCACGGAGCCGCCATCGACGTCTCCTTCATCGACTTCGATCGCGCCGAGGTCTTGCGCGCGGTCGCCGGCGGCACGCGCGCGCGCGAGCTGCGGCGCCTGGCCCGCTCGCTGCGGAAGCTCGCGCGCGGCGGCATGACGCTCGCCGAGGGCGACATCGAGGCGCTCCGGCAGGCGTACGCGGCGGGAGCGCGCGCATGACGAACCCCCGCGAGTGGAATCGGCCGACGCGCGCCGTGGTCGCGATCCTCGTCGCCGTGCTGCTCGGCTCGGCCGTTCGCAACATCAAGGAGGACGGCGACTTCCGGGGCTACCTGGAGGTCGGCGAGCTCGTGCTGCGCGGCGCCGACATCTACGCCGAGGCGCGACCCGACGTGAACACCTGGCCGCCGCTCTACGCCGTGGCCTGCGTCCCGTTCGCGTTGCTCGCCCGGGTGAGCGTCTATCTGGCGCGCGCCGTGTGGCTCGGGCTCAACTTCGCGTGCATCGTCGCGCTCTTCCGTCTGGCGACGTACCTCGTTCACCGCCGCCCACTCGTGCTTGTCGCGGCACCGGGCACGGTCGCGCTCGTCTCCGGCGCCATCCTCGGACCGCTCGTGCTGTCCGCGCGCTTCCTCCTCGGCAACCTCGACCGCCTCCAGATCAACATGGTGATCCTCGCCGCCTGCCTGCTCGCGATCGCGTGGATCGTGCGCGGGCGCGCCGCCGCGGGAGGCGCCCTCGTCGGGTTGGCCGCCGCGGTGAAGGTCCTGCCGATCTTCTTCCTGCCGTACTTCGCGTGGAAGCGCTGGTGGCGCGCCCTCGGCGCCGCCCTCGCCACCGGCGCGCTCGCGTCGCTGGCGCCGGCGCTCGTGTTCGGCTGGGAGCGCTTCGTGGCCTATGCGCGACACTGGCTCGCGCTCTCGGCCGGCAGCTGGCCGGTACGCAAGGGGAACCAGAGCGTCTACGCGATGGTCGATCGCCTCTACACGCACGACGCGATCGTGTGGAGCGCAGCGCACAAGCGCCTCACGGCCTCGAATGATCCGGTCGTGGCGGCGATCGTCTACGGGCTCCTGGCGCTGGTCGCCCTGGTGTTCCTCCGGGCGACCCGCCGCGGGGGGCGGGCGCCGGCGAGCGTGGGGGTCACCATGGAGGCGGCGATCGTCCTCTGCGTGACGGTGCTCTTCGCGCCGCTCGCGTGGAAGCACTACTTCGTGTTCCTTCTGCTCGGCCAGTTCGTGCTCTGGCATGCCGCCTTCGGCGGCGGCTACGGCCTCGACGAGCCCGCGCGCCGGCGCGTCGCCTGGGCCCTCGGCATCTCCTACGCGCTCACGACCCTCACCGTGCGCGGCGTCGTCGGCAAACCGCTCGCGCAGACGCTCGAGACGATGTCGGCGGTGACGCTCGGCGCGCTCGTGGTGCTCGGCGCGCTGCTCTGGGTGCGGGCGCGCGCCGGCGCGGGCGGCGCGGCCGACGCCGTGCCGGGGGCCTGACGTGCGCGTCCCCGCCAAGCGGATCCTGATCGTCCTGCTCGGCGCGATCGGCGACGTCGTGCGCGCGCTGCCCCTCGCGAACCGCGTGCGCGCCGGCTATCCCGGCGCGCACCTCGCCTGGGCGGTCGAGCCGGCCGCCGCTCCGGTGCTGGTCGGACATCCCGCGCTCGACGACCGGCTCGTGTTCGAGCGTCCTGGCGGGGTCCCCGCCTTCTTCGCGTTCCTCCGGCGCGTCCGCGCCGAAGGCTTCGACCTCGTGCTGGACCTGCAGGGCCACGCCAAGAGCGGGCTGGTGAGCGCCGCCACGCGCGCGCCGGTCCGCCTCGGCTTCCATCGCCGCAACGCCAAGGAGCTCAACTGGCTCTGGAGCACGCACACGATCGCTCCGGTCGAAGCGCGCGGTTGGAAGCTCGCCCAGTACGAGCGGTTCGCCGACTGGCTCGATCTGCCGCCGCAAGCGCCGCGCTTCGACGTCACCGTGGCCGCCGGGGAGGCGGCGAGCGTCGACCGCCTGCTCGCGCCGCTCACGCGGCCCTTCGCGGCGCTCTTCCTCGGATCCACCTGGGAGAGCCGCCTCTGGTTCGCCGACCGCTGCGCCGAGGTGATCGACGGGCTTGCGGCTCGCGGGCTCGACGCGGTCCTCGTCGGCGGAACGGACGTCCGCGCGCTCGCCGCGGCGACGATCGCCCGCTCCTCCCGGCCGCCGCTCGATCTCACCGCCCGCACCTCGCTCCGCGAGAGCTACGGCGTCCTCGCGCGCGCGCAGGTCGCGATCGGCCCTGACTCGGGGCCGATGCACCTCGCCGCGGCCGCCGGCACTCCGGTCGTGTCGCTCTGGGGCGCCACGACCCCGGCCCGCTCCGCGCCGTTCGGCTCGCAGGATCTCGTGCTGGTCGGACGGGCCGCGTGCGTGCCGTGCTATCTCCGACGGTGTCCGATCGGCCGCGCGTGCATGCGGGACATCACGACGGAGCGCGTGCTGGCGCAAGTCGCGCGCGTCCTCGACGGCACGCGATGAGCGCCGCCGCCGCGTCGCCCGCCCGGATCGGGGCCTGGCGGGTCTGGACGATGGATCCGGCGGCGCTCGCCGCCGAGGATCTGGTCGCCGCACTCGAGCGTCTCGCCGCCGGCGTCTCGTTGCACCGCTCCAAGCATGCCGATACGTACCGCTGGGCGCGGCCGGGGGGAGACGTCTACGTCAAGGTGTATCGCCGATATCGCCGCTGGACGGCGTTCAAGGACTGGTTCCGGCCGTCGAAGGCGGCGAACGTGCGTGCCGCGAGCGCCGCGCTCGCGGCGGCGGGTTTCCTCGCGCCCGCGGTGCTGGCGGTCGGCGAGGAACGTCGCGGCCCTTTCGGATGGTCCCGGAGCGTGGTCGTCACGGCCGGTCTCGCCGGCGAGCCGATCGCCGCGCGTCTCGCCGCCCTCGCGGCGGCCGGCGACGCGACCACGCGCCACGCGAAGCGCGGGCTCCTCGGCGCGATCGGCCGCGAGGTGGCGCGCCTGCACGCCGCGGGCTTCGTCGCCGGCGACCTCGTGCCCGCCAACCTCTGGGTCGCGCTCGCGAACGCGGAGCTGCGCCTCGCGTTCCTCGACCACGATCGCACCCGCGCCGGCCGGGCGCCCGCGCCGTGGCGGCGGGCGCGGCGGAACCTCGTGCAGCTGAATCGCGTCGTGCTCGCCGGCATCACGGCGACCGACCGCCTGCGGGTGTATCGCGCCTATGCCACGACCCGCGGCTGGGCGCGCGCCGGCGCGCGCCGCCGGCTCCTCTGGATCGTCGCGAAGACGCTGGCGCGCCGGCGCGCCGAGCGCGGCGCGAGGATCCCGGCCGCCGCGGGCTTCCGGACGGTCATGCGCGCGGACGGACCGTACGGGGGAGGGCGGACGTGAGCGCGGCGCGAGCGAACGTCCTCGTCCTCCTCGTCGACTGCATGCGCGCCGATGCGCTCGGCAGCCGCGGCGTTCCGACGCCGAACCTCGACGCCCTCACCGCACGCGGCGGGCGCTTCACGCAGGCGATCGCCTCCGCGTCGTCGACCACACCGTGCGTCGCGACCATGCTCACCGGACTCCACTCGCCGCGCCACGGGGTCCGTTCGATCGGCGCGCACCGCCTGCACGCGCAGGCGACGACGCTCGCGACCACGCTCGCCGCCGCGGGATACCACACGGTCGCCGAGATGACCGGGCCGCTCGGCACCGAGAGCGGCCTCGACCGCGGCTTCGCCGAGTACCGCGTGCGGCCGGCCTCGGTGTACCTGAGCGACGCCTGGGGCCGCGATCTCGTCGCGCGTCTCGGCGGCGGCGCGCTCCCAGCGCCGTGGTTCCTCTTCCTCCACCTCTGGGAGCTGCACGCCCCGCGCAAGGTTCTGCCGCCGTTCCGCGGACGTCGCTTCGGCAAGACGCGCTACGACCGCGCGCTCGCGAGCCTCGACGCGACGCTGGCGCCGCTCCTCGCCGCGCTCCCCGCGGACACCGTCGTGCTGCTGCACGGCGACCACGGCGAGCGCGTGATGGCCAGCACGCTCGCGTACCGCTGGTATCGCCTGCGCCGCGACCTGCTCGGCGCGAGCCGGACCCGCAAGCTCGAGGGCCACGAGACCGACGTCTACGAGGATCTCGTCCGCGTGCCGCTCGCCATCGTGGCGCCAGGCCGCGTGCCCGCCGGCGCGACGAGCGATCAGCTGGTCCGCCAGGTCGACCTGACGCCGACCGTCCTGGATCTCGCCGGCGTCCCGGCTCCGCCCGGGCTCGACGGCGTGAGCCTCGTGCCGGCGCTCGCCGCGGGGCGCGCGCTCGACCTCGAGGCGTTCCTCGAAGCGTGCGGGCGGGTGCGGGGCACCGGACGCGACCGCCGCCGCGCGTGGCGCACCGCGCGCTGGAAGTTCATCGAGGCGCCCCACGCCCCCGACGTCGCCGACGAGCTCTACGACCTCGCGGCCGACCCGCGCGAGCGGCGCAACGTGGCCGGGTCCGAGCCCGCCCTCGTCGCGGGCTTCAAGGCGAAGATCGCGGCGGTCGAGGCGGGCGCCGTCGGAGCGGGGGAGGCGCTCGGCGCCGAGGAAGAGGCCGCCGTCGAAGCGCGCCTCCGCGACCTCGGCTACATCGAATGACTGCATGAGGCTCGCGCTCGTCCACAAACGCTACGATCGCCTGGGCGGCGCCGAATGGGACTGCTACGAGCTGTCGCACCAGCTGGCGGCCCGCGGCCACGACGTGCACCTGGTGGTCGGCGAATGTCGCGTCCCGACGCCCGACGGCATGCGCCTGCACCGCGTCCCCGTCCTGCGCACGGGCAAGCTCGCGAAGCTCGCGTCGTTCGCGGTGACGGCGCCGCGCGTGTGGCGCGCGGTCGGTGCCGACGTCGTCATCGGCTTCGGTCGCACGGTCGGCTGGGACCTCTTCCGCGCGAGCGGCGGAGTCCACAAGCGCTGGCTCGCCCGCGTCGCCGCCGAACGCGGAGCGCTGCGCGACCTTCGCCAGCGGCTGTCTCCGTACCACCGCCTCATGCTCGCGATCGAGCGTCGCCAGTACGCCGCCGACACGCGCGGCATGGTGCTCGCGGTCTCCGAGCTGTCGCGCGAGGAGATCCTCGCGACCTATCCGGCGATGCCCGCCGCGAAGGTGTCGGTGCTGCACTACGGCGTCGACGTCGAGCGTTTCCATCCGGCGCGGCGCGCGACCGAAGGCGCGGAGGTGCGCGCCGAGCTCGGC encodes the following:
- the lpxK gene encoding tetraacyldisaccharide 4'-kinase, with the translated sequence MSDAARAVERLWDGTGIAARLGRVLLAPAAGLYAAGIGVRNAAYRAGVLRSHAAAVRTVSVGNVRVGGTGKTPFTRWLASRVHARGVPVAILTRGYGGRERAAHVVGDGVRVTSDVARAGDEAVMLARTSGVPVVAGADRAAAAALAIATFGSRLLVCDDAFQHRALRRDLDLVLVDAGERGGLGRLLPVGPLREPLRALGRAHVVLVRQHGDDAAALPASAFPDQRVLRVRFAPAALVQPVGADWQEIGLAALAGQRVLAVSAVARPAPLYEALRAWEAELVHVLEYPDHHPYDARDWQAIAAAAKDVALIVTTEKDLVKLEAFPFARGKLVALRLGVEVEDGAALVTHVIGDAGVDPA
- a CDS encoding HAD-IIIA family hydrolase translates to MRAPRRGAPRARLMPAVFVDRDGTLNHERHYLRRVADLRLVGGAARAVRRLDAAGFAVVVVTNQSGVARGLVPPRTLARIHDAIVRRLGRAGAQLTAIYVCPHHPTVGAPPFRRRCRCRKPRPGLVERAARELGLDLARSYCVGDGAVDLGLAAATRTRGVLVRTGHGRVTETALPPDVPIAHVAANFRAAADWIIEDARRAPPQRRRASAERRRASATRARASVEGRRRPRR
- a CDS encoding Trm112 family protein, with the translated sequence MPISQELLDILACPKCKQPVALNAAGTGLVCQPCRLEYPIIDDIPVMLIDEAKPLA
- the waaF gene encoding lipopolysaccharide heptosyltransferase II, whose protein sequence is MTRDRILLVQTGFLGDVVLTTPLVAALRRARPDAELVMLVTPAGAPLVAAHPALDRLLVDDKRGAGRGLRGLARLVRTLRGEGFTIALAAHKSVRTALALRAAGIPRRVGFASAPAAALYTERVARPATAHDRDRLLALLAPFGITDVDAETAHPRVAIDAAARARARALLAAPGDGRPIAALCPGSAWRTKRWPARAFAALARALAADGYRCLLLGGPDERGLTAEVHAAAGGATTDLGGATDLPLLAALLAEAAVVVSNDSAPMHLASAADVPHVAIFCATVPGQGYGPLGRRAIVVERDLACRPCGRHGGARCPRGTDDCMELVTADEVRTAVARVRARAA
- a CDS encoding DUF2029 domain-containing protein, encoding MTNPREWNRPTRAVVAILVAVLLGSAVRNIKEDGDFRGYLEVGELVLRGADIYAEARPDVNTWPPLYAVACVPFALLARVSVYLARAVWLGLNFACIVALFRLATYLVHRRPLVLVAAPGTVALVSGAILGPLVLSARFLLGNLDRLQINMVILAACLLAIAWIVRGRAAAGGALVGLAAAVKVLPIFFLPYFAWKRWWRALGAALATGALASLAPALVFGWERFVAYARHWLALSAGSWPVRKGNQSVYAMVDRLYTHDAIVWSAAHKRLTASNDPVVAAIVYGLLALVALVFLRATRRGGRAPASVGVTMEAAIVLCVTVLFAPLAWKHYFVFLLLGQFVLWHAAFGGGYGLDEPARRRVAWALGISYALTTLTVRGVVGKPLAQTLETMSAVTLGALVVLGALLWVRARAGAGGAADAVPGA
- a CDS encoding glycosyltransferase family 9 protein, with translation MRVPAKRILIVLLGAIGDVVRALPLANRVRAGYPGAHLAWAVEPAAAPVLVGHPALDDRLVFERPGGVPAFFAFLRRVRAEGFDLVLDLQGHAKSGLVSAATRAPVRLGFHRRNAKELNWLWSTHTIAPVEARGWKLAQYERFADWLDLPPQAPRFDVTVAAGEAASVDRLLAPLTRPFAALFLGSTWESRLWFADRCAEVIDGLAARGLDAVLVGGTDVRALAAATIARSSRPPLDLTARTSLRESYGVLARAQVAIGPDSGPMHLAAAAGTPVVSLWGATTPARSAPFGSQDLVLVGRAACVPCYLRRCPIGRACMRDITTERVLAQVARVLDGTR
- a CDS encoding sulfatase-like hydrolase/transferase, with translation MSAARANVLVLLVDCMRADALGSRGVPTPNLDALTARGGRFTQAIASASSTTPCVATMLTGLHSPRHGVRSIGAHRLHAQATTLATTLAAAGYHTVAEMTGPLGTESGLDRGFAEYRVRPASVYLSDAWGRDLVARLGGGALPAPWFLFLHLWELHAPRKVLPPFRGRRFGKTRYDRALASLDATLAPLLAALPADTVVLLHGDHGERVMASTLAYRWYRLRRDLLGASRTRKLEGHETDVYEDLVRVPLAIVAPGRVPAGATSDQLVRQVDLTPTVLDLAGVPAPPGLDGVSLVPALAAGRALDLEAFLEACGRVRGTGRDRRRAWRTARWKFIEAPHAPDVADELYDLAADPRERRNVAGSEPALVAGFKAKIAAVEAGAVGAGEALGAEEEAAVEARLRDLGYIE
- a CDS encoding glycosyltransferase family 4 protein; protein product: MRLALVHKRYDRLGGAEWDCYELSHQLAARGHDVHLVVGECRVPTPDGMRLHRVPVLRTGKLAKLASFAVTAPRVWRAVGADVVIGFGRTVGWDLFRASGGVHKRWLARVAAERGALRDLRQRLSPYHRLMLAIERRQYAADTRGMVLAVSELSREEILATYPAMPAAKVSVLHYGVDVERFHPARRATEGAEVRAELGIGAAQPVVLLVGSGFRRKGVDVLLDVWRRAPPAGAALVVVGNDQHLAHRQRAARELPGPVVFTGPRRDVERFYAAADVFALPSLHEGCPVAILEALASGVPVVTSRATGAPELLPGPLADLLVDDPRDVGAITARLRLGLDPARRATLVAAARAAGCANGLGVAVDRMEAWCRWAAAARERPDV